From a single Neochlamydia sp. AcF84 genomic region:
- a CDS encoding metallophosphoesterase family protein produces the protein MSIYLTWQHHPQSTMNVCWITPQAQTQDFIEYQREGEEVWHREKSQHRPMPAQLPHLIHRVELVDLMPSTSYHFRLGADKHIYKFRTMPAESNLPIRFVVGGDMYNGSMEMMEKTNRAAAATNPLFVVIGGDIAYSAVGDRSIPENPQKWIDWLRIWKQTMVTSEGYLIPIVPCIGNHEVRGGNGKTPQEAEFFFALFPTLNLKSYKVLDFSSYMSLIILDSGHAYPVRGAQTLWLKQVLRQRRQVPHKFAVYHIPAYPSYRSYYNKTSRAVRRQWVPLFEQYGLHVAFENNDHAYKRTHPICKGRPQKQGVLYIGDGAWSVANIRTPKTPRQAWYIAKSSATQFFILVTIDGSHRRIQAFTPAGMIVDDVVQEGVNK, from the coding sequence TTGAGTATTTATTTAACTTGGCAACATCATCCCCAGTCGACCATGAATGTTTGCTGGATAACTCCTCAAGCGCAGACTCAGGATTTCATTGAATACCAGAGGGAAGGAGAAGAGGTATGGCATAGGGAGAAGAGCCAACATAGACCTATGCCCGCTCAGCTGCCTCATTTGATTCATCGTGTGGAGCTAGTAGATCTAATGCCATCTACTAGCTATCATTTTCGCCTAGGTGCAGATAAACACATTTACAAGTTTCGTACGATGCCAGCAGAATCCAATCTTCCTATCCGCTTTGTAGTAGGGGGGGATATGTATAATGGCTCTATGGAGATGATGGAGAAAACCAATCGAGCAGCCGCCGCTACCAATCCACTGTTTGTAGTGATTGGAGGAGATATAGCCTATAGTGCTGTGGGTGATCGTTCTATTCCTGAAAATCCGCAAAAATGGATAGATTGGTTACGCATTTGGAAGCAAACCATGGTAACTTCTGAAGGCTATCTTATTCCTATTGTTCCCTGCATTGGTAACCATGAAGTGCGAGGAGGCAACGGTAAGACACCGCAGGAGGCAGAATTCTTTTTTGCTCTTTTTCCTACTCTCAACCTTAAAAGCTACAAAGTCTTGGATTTCAGCTCTTACATGAGCTTGATCATCCTTGATTCTGGCCATGCGTATCCTGTCCGTGGAGCTCAGACTCTATGGCTCAAGCAAGTTCTAAGGCAACGCCGGCAGGTTCCCCATAAATTTGCAGTTTATCATATTCCTGCCTATCCCTCTTATCGATCCTACTATAATAAAACTAGCCGAGCAGTTCGCCGGCAGTGGGTCCCTTTATTCGAGCAGTATGGCCTTCATGTAGCTTTTGAAAATAATGATCATGCCTATAAGCGCACTCATCCTATCTGCAAAGGACGACCTCAAAAGCAAGGAGTTTTATATATAGGAGATGGTGCCTGGTCGGTAGCCAATATAAGAACCCCCAAAACACCGCGGCAAGCCTGGTATATTGCTAAATCATCTGCTACCCAGTTTTTTATTCTGGTGACAATAGATGGCAGCCATCGTCGTATACAAGCTTTCACACCAGCTGGCATGATAGTGGATGATGTGGTGCAAGAAGGCGTTAATAAATAG
- the htpG gene encoding molecular chaperone HtpG, with translation MIKKNLEIHSENILPIIKKWLYSDKDIFVRELVSNACDAIRKVKVLREQEQIQANDEDFKVEIQIDKDSKTIKFIDNGIGMDAEEVQKYIAQIAFSGAEEFVHKYKTNEEKDQFIGHFGLGFYSAYMVASKVEINTLSYKEGAEPVFWSCDGSSEYTIEKGSRATRGTEITLFVDKDNEEYLDDYRLKQVMLHYCSFLPYPVYLGTTHINTQEPLWIKNPADCTQKDYLDFYHHLYPMEEDPLFWVHLNADYPFHLKGILYFPKVRRDYDNEKNTVKLYCSRVFVSDNCKDVIPNYLMALRGIIDSPDIPLNVSRSYLQVDRTVRQLSGHIAKKVFDSLATLYRNERERFVASWEDISIVVKLGILEDDKLYERVKDFLIWKTVEGEWITAQEYLDRYREKTAEKIYYTKDEQHMSSLQALYKNQGIGILCANHPVDVYVMQHLERQLTPVVFQRVDAALAEHIVDKEREKTILDASGKTEAAKLADFIRAKLKDDKIEVEAKSLASNALPGFILQDENQRRMRDYMVAMNPKEGASQFAHLGKKTFVVNTNNVLINAIYKLEPKNSELASALVKEAYELALLSQREMDPSLLEDFISRTVHILEKLAQEVTQEVGQE, from the coding sequence ATGATCAAAAAGAATCTTGAAATTCATAGCGAAAATATTTTACCTATCATCAAAAAATGGCTCTACTCTGATAAAGATATTTTTGTTCGCGAGCTTGTTTCTAATGCTTGCGATGCTATTCGAAAAGTTAAAGTTTTACGTGAACAAGAACAGATACAAGCTAACGATGAAGACTTTAAAGTAGAAATTCAAATTGATAAGGATAGTAAGACTATAAAATTTATCGATAATGGCATTGGAATGGATGCCGAAGAGGTGCAAAAGTATATCGCACAGATTGCTTTTTCAGGAGCAGAAGAATTTGTCCATAAATATAAAACCAATGAAGAAAAAGATCAATTTATTGGCCATTTTGGATTAGGATTTTACTCAGCTTATATGGTAGCAAGTAAAGTAGAGATCAATACTCTTTCTTATAAAGAAGGCGCAGAGCCCGTTTTTTGGTCATGTGATGGCTCTTCTGAGTATACAATAGAAAAAGGCAGTCGCGCTACCCGAGGTACAGAGATTACGCTTTTCGTGGATAAAGATAATGAAGAGTATTTGGACGACTATCGCCTTAAGCAAGTGATGCTTCACTACTGTTCATTTTTACCTTATCCCGTCTATTTAGGCACCACCCATATTAATACCCAAGAACCTTTATGGATCAAAAATCCCGCTGATTGCACGCAGAAAGATTACCTAGATTTTTATCATCATCTTTACCCTATGGAAGAAGATCCTCTTTTTTGGGTGCATCTTAATGCCGATTATCCCTTTCACCTTAAAGGAATCCTTTACTTTCCCAAAGTGCGTAGAGATTACGACAATGAAAAAAATACGGTCAAATTATACTGTAGCCGGGTTTTTGTATCAGACAATTGCAAAGATGTAATTCCTAACTATCTGATGGCCTTGCGAGGAATCATTGATAGCCCTGACATTCCTTTAAACGTTTCACGTAGCTACTTGCAGGTTGATCGTACAGTCCGCCAGCTCTCAGGACATATTGCCAAAAAAGTATTTGATAGCCTGGCCACGCTTTATCGCAATGAAAGAGAGCGCTTTGTAGCAAGCTGGGAAGATATTTCTATTGTAGTCAAGCTAGGGATATTAGAAGACGATAAGCTATATGAGCGCGTAAAAGATTTTCTTATCTGGAAAACTGTTGAGGGCGAGTGGATTACCGCCCAGGAATATTTAGATCGCTATCGCGAAAAAACAGCAGAAAAGATCTATTATACAAAAGATGAACAGCATATGAGCTCCCTACAGGCTTTGTATAAAAATCAGGGAATAGGAATTCTATGTGCCAATCATCCGGTGGATGTTTATGTAATGCAACATTTAGAAAGGCAGCTAACTCCCGTTGTTTTCCAACGGGTAGATGCTGCTTTGGCTGAGCATATTGTTGATAAAGAGCGTGAAAAAACCATTCTAGATGCTAGCGGAAAAACTGAGGCCGCTAAGCTTGCCGATTTTATTCGTGCCAAATTAAAGGATGACAAAATCGAAGTAGAAGCTAAAAGCTTAGCTAGCAATGCCTTACCAGGTTTTATTCTGCAGGATGAAAATCAACGTCGTATGCGTGATTATATGGTAGCTATGAATCCTAAAGAAGGAGCCTCCCAGTTTGCGCATTTAGGTAAGAAAACCTTCGTAGTAAACACCAACAATGTTTTAATAAATGCCATTTACAAGCTAGAACCTAAAAATTCTGAGCTTGCGTCTGCATTAGTTAAAGAAGCTTATGAGTTGGCGCTTTTGTCTCAGCGCGAGATGGATCCTTCTTTACTAGAGGACTTTATTTCAAGGACAGTACATATTTTAGAAAAATTAGCGCAGGAAGTGACTCAGGAAGTGGGTCAGGAATAG